The genomic region AGATCAGCCATGCTCCGCGCATTGCGGTTGATGCGTTCGTTGAAGATATGAAAGGTGCAGCCCTGCGTACTCTTCGCCTGCTGCATGGCGATGTGCGCGTGCCACATCAACGGATCGGCACCGCCCTGCGCACGGGCATGGGCGATGCCGAGGCTGGAGCCGATCAGCAGGCTTTCGCCATCGACCCAATACGGTTCGGCGAGCGCTTCGGTGATGCGTTCGGCCATCCACTCGGCGCGCTGCGGCGCACGGCGGGTGTCGATCAGCAAAGCGAATTCATCGCTGCCCAGCCGCGCCAGTTGATCACCGGCCTCCAGCTGGCTTTTCAGCCGCGCGACCACTTGCAGGATCAAGCGGTCGCCGGCCTGATGGCCAAGCGCATCGTTGGCATGACGGAAGTTGTCGAGATCGAGATGCCCGAGAGCCAGGCCGCGACCATCGTTTTCCGCGAGGCGCGCGGCGAGCAAGGTCTGAAAACCCTGGCGATTGGCGATGCCGGTCAACGGATCCTGTTCGGCGAGGCGTTGCAGGGTGTTTTCGAGAACGCCGCGTTCGCGCACATGGCGCAGGCAACGGCGCAGCATGCCGGCGTCGAGAGCGTCGAACACCAGCCAGTCGCTGACGCCAACCGGTGCGGTGTCCGGTTCGTGTTCCAGCAGCAAGACCGTCGGCAGGCTGCAACGGCCCGGTGCCGGTTGCAATGCCGGAAGGGTCAACAACACCGCATTGCGGTTGTCTTCGAACAAACTGCTGACCGAGTCCCAGCTCGGCGCGCTGATCAGCACCGCCGCGCTCCCCATCGGAGCCAGACACTCGCGCAATAACGCTGTCCACGCTGGCTCTTCGGCCAGTAGCAGCAAACGCAAGGGTTCGACAGGCGTAGACAAGCTAGCTCCCTAGACTCTGCAATGATGTGGGCGGGGCATTATGCCGTTGCGCCGTTCAATGACCAAATGACAACGGTTATCAAAACGTTATTTTGTGTCACGAATGAGAACATTAGCCGCAAAATCACCGCGCATCCTCCGCG from Pseudomonas tensinigenes harbors:
- a CDS encoding putative bifunctional diguanylate cyclase/phosphodiesterase → MSTPVEPLRLLLLAEEPAWTALLRECLAPMGSAAVLISAPSWDSVSSLFEDNRNAVLLTLPALQPAPGRCSLPTVLLLEHEPDTAPVGVSDWLVFDALDAGMLRRCLRHVRERGVLENTLQRLAEQDPLTGIANRQGFQTLLAARLAENDGRGLALGHLDLDNFRHANDALGHQAGDRLILQVVARLKSQLEAGDQLARLGSDEFALLIDTRRAPQRAEWMAERITEALAEPYWVDGESLLIGSSLGIAHARAQGGADPLMWHAHIAMQQAKSTQGCTFHIFNERINRNARSMADLESELRRALRRDELELHYQPRLNMQDGQIVGLEALVRWRHSERGLLPPSEFVPLAEQSGLIVPLGYWVISRALRDMQALRERGLPALHMAINLSFRQFQDSQLLPTLSRLIAERGVEAQWLEFELTETAVMRRSDLVKQTMDALGRLGVRFSLDDFGTGFSSFVHLNSLPITLLKIDKSFVGGMEQREENRKLVHAMINLAHNLHLEVVAEGVETPEQLELLRGFGCDQVQGYLISRPLPLAELVEYLTFGSSQQPALEIVS